In a genomic window of Aggregatimonas sangjinii:
- a CDS encoding exopolysaccharide biosynthesis polyprenyl glycosylphosphotransferase translates to MNSKNRFILINLLAYEFVLLNLVLIVYVLIRHPELSLYNSTSLLNIGFLVIIYNVSWLLIISFIRDNDFYFNTGYNSLKSLINCLFFFVGFVITLIILLRIDFLNRSTFIAPIFIFSYVNLVSRKYILKYLKKKGAHFFSNVLIVGLNYNPSRLRKFSDVVAQYGYNTMGYLDADKDEIENESNLSIVGNLNTLSFVLSENDIDEVFIASAGLKQDNIEETIGICDSFGVRVKLMPSNPLLMSKNCKAFVIGDMALYRLRQSKLDSYSQNLLKRIFDVCFSFSALVLGFPIFLLVAVLIYLESGGPIFYTPLRKGEAGRTFRCYKFRTMRVCEDPVNGTKSTVVNDPRITRVGKVLRKIDFDELPQFWNVLKGEMSVVGPRPHRIKLQDTFRKSVNDYMVRSYVKPGISGWAQVNGWRGPTVTKEQKNERVRHDLWYIENWNFWLDIKIIFLTVFGNHHKKAF, encoded by the coding sequence ATGAATTCGAAAAATAGATTTATTCTAATCAATTTACTGGCTTATGAGTTCGTGCTATTGAACTTGGTTTTGATAGTGTATGTACTCATTAGACATCCCGAATTGTCATTGTATAATTCTACTTCATTATTAAATATTGGATTCCTGGTTATTATTTATAATGTAAGCTGGTTGTTGATAATATCTTTTATAAGGGATAATGATTTCTATTTTAATACAGGCTATAACTCTCTTAAAAGCCTTATCAATTGCCTTTTTTTCTTTGTGGGATTTGTAATCACCTTGATTATATTGTTGAGGATCGACTTTTTGAACCGTTCGACTTTTATAGCCCCGATCTTTATTTTCAGTTATGTAAATCTGGTTAGTCGAAAGTATATCTTGAAGTATCTCAAAAAAAAAGGCGCCCATTTTTTCTCGAACGTGCTGATTGTAGGTTTAAATTATAATCCTAGTCGATTGCGAAAATTCTCGGACGTAGTGGCGCAATATGGATACAATACCATGGGCTATCTCGATGCGGATAAAGACGAAATCGAGAATGAATCGAATCTGAGTATTGTCGGTAATTTAAACACGCTCTCCTTTGTTTTGAGTGAAAATGATATTGATGAAGTTTTTATTGCTTCAGCCGGATTGAAACAAGACAATATAGAAGAGACGATAGGCATCTGCGATAGCTTTGGGGTACGCGTTAAATTAATGCCGTCGAACCCTCTGTTAATGTCAAAAAACTGCAAAGCCTTCGTTATTGGTGATATGGCCCTGTATAGGTTGCGTCAATCCAAACTGGACTCCTATAGTCAAAACCTCTTAAAACGTATTTTCGACGTCTGTTTCTCATTTTCCGCATTGGTGCTTGGTTTCCCTATTTTTCTATTGGTAGCCGTGTTGATCTACCTCGAATCGGGGGGTCCCATATTTTATACCCCTTTGCGAAAGGGCGAAGCGGGACGAACCTTCAGGTGTTATAAGTTTAGGACCATGCGTGTATGCGAGGACCCTGTAAACGGTACAAAATCAACGGTCGTCAATGACCCTAGGATTACCCGTGTAGGTAAGGTTTTACGAAAAATCGACTTCGATGAACTTCCACAATTCTGGAATGTTCTGAAAGGTGAGATGAGCGTTGTAGGGCCAAGACCGCATCGGATTAAATTACAAGATACGTTTAGGAAATCCGTAAATGACTATATGGTACGTAGCTACGTTAAGCCGGGAATTTCTGGATGGGCACAGGTTAATGGGTGGCGAGGGCCGACCGTAACCAAGGAGCAGAAAAATGAAAGGGTACGCCACGACCTATGGTATATTGAAAATTGGAATTTTTGGCTGGATATTAAGATTATTTTTCTCACGGTGTTCGGGAATCACCATAAGAAAGCATTTTAA
- a CDS encoding efflux RND transporter permease subunit has product MSKQKKNADKEFKIASWAIDNPSVIFVMIAILLWVGFQAYQSMPREDYPEIVETKVYVSTPYPGNTAEDIERLITDPLEDRLKNVSNVVETTSTSQEDYSIITVEFDEDITVEQAKQKVKDEVDSEKASEDWPTFNGAKVEPNIFDLNLAESFPIMNVNFTGDYPVEKLKEYAEYLEDEIENLPQIKEVDIRGAQKKEVEVAVDVYKMMAAKVSFQDVISAIGNGNMTMSAGNIKTSEQRRTIRVLGEIENPKELQNFVVKSENGAVYLKDIATVTFDEEEKTTFAREFGESVVMLDIKKRSGTNTIEATQQIRELVKKAQSEYYPADLNISIANDSSDRTLNQVDDLVNSIIFGIILVVTVLMFFLGFRNALFVGFAIPMSMFISFFVLNTLGVVIDSLSFTLNTMVLFGMIMGLGMLVDNGIVVVENVYRLMSEGMSRTEAAKKGIGEIAYPIIISTVTTVAAFVPLGLWPGLFGQFMIYFPVTLSVVLGSSLFVALFMNSMLVSQYMEIGDKEISKKGLIRTTAILGGLGLLILFVGGAVRGLGTVMIFTALMFWAYKYAIKGAANRFQNKVMPRFENWYERRIRHALRGGNVYWYFGVTVLLLVVTFVLFGMSIGAGRTKIEFFPENSPNEVYVYIEYPEGTSIEKTNKITKAIEERVYAVIARDKYKKNADYNYLVESAVSQVGEGAGNPQTDGGSASEMPHRGKVTVSMREFKYRNGLDTEELRGAIQADLTGIYPGVSISVEKLAEGPPAGYPVNIELQGKDYDELINTAENIRNYLNSKNISFIEELKINVNKSKPSMQVVVDREKAGELGVAVGQVGNQLRRSLFGEKAGVFKQDGEDYDINVRFNNDLRFDQNALFNQNIIFRDQASGQIKEIPVSAVASRRNSSGFSSIKHRNGNRVVTVYSGLTAGGNPAQVVDNVRKEMENFKGIPESVKVDYTGEIEEQNKQMAFLVGAFFGGLALIMLILIFQFGSISKPLIIMIAIFLSFIGVFGGLMITGWSFVIMMTMMGIISLAGIVVNNGVVLLDYTQILIDRKKLELNMDDKDLLTMPEVTKVITQSGKARLRPVILTAITTVLGLIPLAIGLNIDFFSLFTEFDPKIYFGGDNVVFWGPLAWTVIFGLIVATFLTLIIVPVLFNITYRIKTRVRSWRKSDTKDKKETLIENPEYDLLPKTGTAD; this is encoded by the coding sequence ATGAGCAAACAAAAAAAGAACGCGGATAAGGAATTTAAAATAGCATCATGGGCCATAGACAATCCGTCTGTGATTTTTGTGATGATAGCTATTTTGTTGTGGGTAGGTTTTCAAGCCTATCAGTCCATGCCTAGGGAGGATTATCCCGAAATCGTCGAGACCAAGGTTTATGTAAGTACGCCCTATCCCGGAAACACCGCGGAAGATATTGAACGATTGATCACCGATCCTTTGGAAGATCGCTTGAAAAACGTGAGCAATGTTGTCGAGACTACGTCTACCTCGCAAGAAGATTACTCCATTATAACGGTGGAATTCGACGAAGATATTACCGTAGAGCAGGCAAAGCAAAAAGTAAAGGATGAGGTCGATAGTGAAAAGGCAAGTGAAGATTGGCCTACGTTCAATGGGGCCAAGGTAGAACCGAATATTTTCGATTTGAATCTAGCGGAATCATTCCCGATAATGAACGTGAATTTTACGGGGGATTATCCAGTGGAAAAACTGAAGGAATATGCAGAGTATTTAGAGGATGAAATCGAAAATTTACCGCAAATCAAGGAAGTAGATATTCGTGGTGCTCAAAAGAAAGAGGTTGAGGTCGCCGTAGATGTTTATAAAATGATGGCGGCGAAAGTCAGCTTTCAGGATGTCATTAGCGCGATCGGCAATGGTAACATGACCATGTCTGCCGGAAATATCAAAACAAGCGAACAGCGAAGAACGATTCGCGTTCTGGGGGAGATTGAGAACCCTAAGGAACTTCAAAATTTTGTAGTGAAATCGGAGAACGGTGCGGTATATCTTAAAGATATTGCTACCGTTACATTCGACGAAGAGGAAAAAACCACCTTTGCACGGGAATTCGGGGAAAGCGTGGTTATGTTAGACATCAAGAAACGTTCCGGTACCAATACCATTGAAGCTACACAACAAATTAGAGAGTTGGTCAAGAAAGCCCAAAGTGAATATTATCCTGCGGACTTGAATATTTCCATCGCGAACGATTCTTCAGATCGTACCTTGAACCAAGTTGATGACTTGGTGAACAGTATCATTTTCGGAATCATTTTGGTAGTTACCGTTTTAATGTTCTTTCTCGGGTTTCGCAACGCACTCTTTGTGGGCTTTGCGATTCCGATGTCTATGTTCATTTCGTTCTTTGTGTTGAATACGCTTGGCGTTGTAATCGATAGTCTCAGCTTCACGCTAAATACCATGGTACTTTTCGGAATGATCATGGGACTGGGGATGTTGGTCGATAATGGTATCGTGGTAGTAGAAAATGTCTATCGGCTCATGAGTGAGGGCATGTCACGTACCGAGGCCGCTAAAAAAGGCATCGGTGAAATTGCCTACCCGATTATCATTTCGACCGTGACTACCGTCGCTGCCTTCGTTCCCCTTGGGCTTTGGCCGGGGCTTTTCGGGCAGTTTATGATATATTTTCCAGTAACGTTATCGGTGGTATTGGGCTCATCCTTATTTGTGGCGCTCTTTATGAATTCGATGCTGGTCTCCCAGTATATGGAAATCGGAGATAAGGAAATTAGTAAAAAAGGACTGATTAGGACTACGGCTATTTTAGGCGGACTTGGATTGTTGATTCTGTTCGTTGGGGGAGCGGTACGAGGGCTGGGAACCGTGATGATATTTACGGCCCTGATGTTCTGGGCCTATAAATATGCTATTAAAGGAGCGGCCAATCGTTTTCAGAACAAGGTAATGCCGCGTTTTGAGAATTGGTACGAACGCCGTATCAGGCATGCCCTGCGGGGAGGGAATGTCTATTGGTATTTTGGGGTCACTGTTTTACTATTGGTCGTGACCTTCGTATTGTTCGGTATGTCTATCGGCGCTGGAAGAACCAAAATCGAGTTCTTTCCTGAGAATAGTCCGAATGAGGTGTATGTGTACATCGAGTATCCCGAGGGCACTTCCATTGAAAAGACCAATAAAATTACCAAAGCTATTGAAGAGCGGGTGTATGCTGTTATAGCACGTGACAAGTATAAAAAGAATGCTGATTACAATTATTTGGTAGAATCGGCGGTTTCCCAAGTCGGCGAAGGTGCCGGGAACCCCCAAACCGATGGTGGTTCGGCATCCGAAATGCCCCATAGAGGTAAAGTTACGGTTTCCATGCGGGAATTCAAGTACCGAAACGGACTAGACACCGAAGAACTGAGAGGGGCGATTCAGGCCGATCTCACAGGAATCTATCCCGGGGTTTCCATTTCCGTGGAAAAGCTCGCCGAAGGACCACCGGCCGGATATCCCGTTAATATCGAGTTGCAAGGCAAGGATTATGACGAGCTCATCAATACGGCTGAAAATATTCGCAACTACCTCAATAGCAAGAATATCTCTTTTATCGAAGAATTGAAAATCAATGTGAACAAGAGCAAACCGTCAATGCAGGTGGTCGTTGATCGCGAAAAGGCGGGGGAATTAGGTGTTGCCGTGGGCCAGGTAGGGAATCAATTGAGGCGTTCGTTGTTCGGGGAAAAAGCAGGGGTTTTCAAGCAAGATGGCGAGGATTACGACATCAACGTACGTTTTAATAACGATTTGCGATTCGATCAAAATGCGCTGTTCAACCAAAACATCATCTTTAGGGACCAGGCATCGGGACAGATAAAGGAAATACCGGTATCCGCGGTAGCCTCTCGACGTAATTCCTCTGGTTTTAGCTCGATAAAACACCGCAACGGGAATCGTGTGGTTACCGTTTATTCAGGACTAACGGCGGGCGGAAACCCGGCCCAAGTTGTGGATAACGTTCGGAAGGAAATGGAGAATTTCAAAGGCATTCCCGAATCCGTTAAAGTGGATTACACCGGAGAAATCGAAGAGCAGAATAAACAGATGGCCTTTTTGGTCGGTGCCTTTTTCGGCGGCTTGGCCTTGATTATGCTGATTTTGATTTTTCAATTCGGAAGCATTTCAAAACCCTTAATCATCATGATTGCCATCTTCCTGAGCTTTATAGGCGTTTTTGGCGGATTGATGATTACCGGTTGGTCTTTTGTCATTATGATGACCATGATGGGGATTATTTCCCTTGCGGGAATCGTTGTAAATAATGGGGTTGTACTTTTAGATTACACCCAAATCCTCATCGACCGTAAAAAGTTAGAACTGAATATGGATGACAAAGACCTGTTGACGATGCCCGAAGTGACCAAAGTGATTACCCAAAGTGGAAAGGCCAGGTTGCGTCCCGTGATTCTTACGGCAATCACCACGGTGTTGGGGCTGATTCCCTTGGCCATCGGGTTGAACATCGATTTCTTCTCTCTCTTTACCGAGTTTGATCCGAAAATATATTTCGGAGGGGACAACGTGGTGTTTTGGGGTCCCTTGGCATGGACGGTGATTTTCGGATTGATCGTGGCGACCTTCTTAACACTGATTATCGTACCGGTACTATTCAATATTACCTACCGTATTAAAACAAGGGTAAGAAGCTGGCGAAAATCGGATACCAAAGATAAAAAAGAAACTTTGATAGAAAATCCCGAATATGATCTACTCCCGAAAACGGGAACTGCGGATTAA
- a CDS encoding NAD(P)-dependent oxidoreductase produces the protein MRILVLGATGRTGKRIVAYALAQGYQVNCLVRDVDRIAAKPNLNRIEGSTTITTDVQHALQGCSAIVSALNISRTSDFPFAPLRTPKEFLSKTMANVISVANKNGIKRIVSCSAWGVADTRKDIPFWFRWMIDFSNIKYAYRDHERQEALLEKSAMEWTIVRPVGLTNGRKDQKIIESIQNFPKPDC, from the coding sequence ATGAGAATTCTTGTTTTGGGAGCAACGGGCAGGACAGGAAAGCGAATTGTCGCGTATGCCCTTGCCCAGGGTTACCAAGTGAATTGTTTGGTGCGTGATGTGGATAGGATTGCGGCCAAGCCAAATCTGAATAGAATAGAAGGTTCAACCACTATTACGACAGACGTGCAACATGCCCTTCAGGGTTGTTCGGCAATAGTAAGCGCTCTCAATATTTCGCGCACCTCCGATTTCCCCTTCGCACCTTTAAGAACTCCAAAAGAATTTCTTTCCAAAACAATGGCCAATGTAATCTCGGTTGCCAATAAAAATGGGATTAAAAGAATCGTTTCCTGCTCTGCCTGGGGTGTGGCCGATACGCGAAAAGACATTCCTTTTTGGTTTCGATGGATGATTGATTTCAGTAATATCAAATATGCCTATCGAGACCACGAAAGACAGGAAGCACTATTGGAAAAATCTGCTATGGAATGGACAATTGTCCGACCCGTGGGTTTGACCAACGGCAGAAAAGACCAAAAAATAATCGAAAGTATTCAAAATTTTCCCAAGCCGGATTGTTGA
- a CDS encoding polysaccharide biosynthesis/export family protein: protein MDAETTIPLQMTKYAVQPNDILNIQVQSRDPEQAVFFNTTTQENRNLQANPASFFLTGYTVNSEGMINLAIVGALKVSDLTVEEIKDLVQREIDKYLLNAVVSVKLTSFKVSVLGDVKNPGTNYIYNAQVTVFEALSAAGDMNLSAKRKDVKLIRQEGDVSRVVNLDLTGPDIINSPYYFLHPNDVIYVETSKPNLANNNLGILTLVLSAISTTVLILNFTSN, encoded by the coding sequence ATGGATGCTGAAACGACCATACCGCTTCAGATGACCAAATATGCGGTACAGCCTAACGACATTTTAAATATTCAGGTTCAAAGTAGAGACCCGGAACAAGCCGTTTTCTTTAATACAACCACCCAGGAAAACAGAAATTTACAGGCAAATCCTGCTTCCTTTTTCCTCACAGGTTATACCGTCAACTCGGAGGGAATGATCAATCTGGCTATTGTCGGGGCACTTAAAGTCAGCGATCTTACCGTAGAGGAAATAAAAGACCTTGTGCAGCGCGAGATAGATAAATACCTGTTGAATGCTGTTGTCTCGGTAAAGCTTACCAGTTTCAAAGTATCGGTACTGGGAGACGTAAAGAATCCGGGCACGAATTACATCTACAATGCGCAAGTTACCGTTTTTGAGGCGCTCAGCGCGGCCGGGGATATGAATTTATCCGCCAAGCGTAAAGATGTAAAATTGATTCGCCAAGAGGGTGATGTATCTCGAGTCGTGAATCTCGATTTGACCGGCCCGGACATTATCAACTCGCCTTATTATTTTTTACATCCGAACGATGTAATCTATGTAGAAACCTCAAAGCCCAATTTGGCAAATAACAATCTTGGGATATTGACTTTGGTGTTATCTGCCATATCGACAACGGTATTGATTTTAAATTTCACTTCGAATTAA
- a CDS encoding efflux RND transporter periplasmic adaptor subunit, with translation MKKNLYILTAGILFSACGGGEQSVSDLIASGDLEAIRAKKTEIADQQKAYENDLKLLDSVIAAKSGEEKLPLVTTLAAKSEKFDHFLELQGDVKTKQNVLIYPEMAGTLQRVYVKEGQRVTKGQLLASIDDGGMGSQVSQLKTQAALAKTTFERQKRLWDQKIGSEIQFLQAKSNYEATQNAVQQAQSQLGKSNIRAPFSGIIDDVIKDQGTVVAPGPGAEVFRIVNLSDMYITVDVPENNLGNISKGKEAKVYFPVLGDTVISEIRQTGNFINPSNRAFSVEIPVPNKKGNIKPNLTARVSLNDYSSDSAILIPQGIISENAEGEQYVYVAVEPDGDKAVAKRRIIKTGKTQGSMVEALTGISDGDLLIKEGARTVKEGQKVQILNQ, from the coding sequence ATGAAAAAAAACCTATACATTTTAACTGCTGGTATTCTATTTTCCGCCTGTGGCGGAGGAGAGCAATCGGTTTCCGATTTGATCGCTTCTGGAGATTTAGAGGCCATTCGTGCCAAGAAAACTGAAATTGCCGATCAGCAAAAGGCTTACGAGAATGATCTTAAATTACTAGACTCCGTAATTGCGGCAAAGTCGGGTGAGGAGAAACTACCATTGGTCACCACCCTAGCGGCCAAAAGTGAAAAATTCGACCACTTTTTGGAGTTGCAAGGTGATGTGAAAACCAAGCAAAACGTATTGATTTATCCTGAAATGGCCGGTACGCTGCAGCGGGTTTATGTGAAGGAGGGCCAGCGGGTTACCAAGGGGCAGTTGTTAGCCTCGATAGATGATGGCGGTATGGGAAGTCAAGTATCCCAATTGAAAACACAAGCTGCACTGGCAAAGACCACGTTTGAGCGTCAAAAGCGTTTATGGGACCAAAAAATCGGATCTGAGATACAATTTTTACAGGCAAAATCGAACTACGAGGCTACTCAGAATGCGGTACAGCAAGCACAAAGCCAATTGGGCAAGTCGAATATCAGGGCGCCCTTCTCGGGAATTATAGATGATGTGATCAAAGACCAAGGAACGGTAGTGGCCCCTGGTCCGGGTGCCGAGGTGTTCAGGATCGTTAATCTTTCCGACATGTATATTACCGTAGATGTACCCGAAAATAATCTGGGTAACATCTCCAAAGGGAAAGAGGCTAAAGTCTATTTTCCTGTCTTGGGAGATACTGTCATTTCCGAAATACGGCAGACCGGAAACTTTATAAATCCGAGCAATCGTGCTTTTAGTGTCGAGATACCCGTTCCCAATAAAAAAGGGAACATCAAGCCGAACCTTACGGCACGTGTGAGTCTAAATGATTACAGTAGTGACAGCGCTATTTTGATTCCGCAAGGAATCATATCTGAAAACGCGGAAGGGGAACAATACGTTTATGTGGCCGTTGAACCGGATGGTGACAAGGCAGTGGCCAAAAGACGCATCATTAAAACGGGAAAAACGCAAGGCAGTATGGTTGAGGCGCTTACCGGAATCAGCGACGGCGACCTCCTTATTAAAGAAGGCGCAAGAACGGTAAAAGAGGGTCAAAAAGTGCAAATACTAAATCAATAA
- the aspS gene encoding aspartate--tRNA ligase, with product MYRSHTCGELREIHINQKVTLSGWVHKTRDKGFVTWVDLRDRYGITQLVFDEDRTSPELIEQARRLGREFVVQIKGVVIERASKNPNMPTGNVEVLVEELRVLNESRTPPFTIEDETDGGEDIRMKYRYLDIRRNPVKDSLIFRSKVTMEVRKYLSNKGFIEVETPYLIKSTPEGARDFVVPSRMNEGQFYALPQSPQTFKQLLMVGGLDKYFQIVKCFRDEDLRADRQPEFTQIDCELAFVEQEDILNAFEGLTTHLLKEIKGVEVDNFPRMTFDEAMERYGNDKPDIRFGMEFGELNAVAQHKDFNVFNKAELVVGIAIPGGNSYTRKEIDKLTDWVKRPQVGALGMVYCRCNEDGSFKSSVDKFYDQEDLSKWAEVTGAKAGDLICVLSGDTNKVRAQLSALRMEMATRLGLRNPKEFAPLWVIDFPLLELDEETGHYHAMHHPFTSPKPGQLELLDSNPGAVRANAYDLVLNGNEIGGGSIRIHDREIQSTMFKHLGFTPEEAKAQFGFLMDAFQYGAPPHGGIAFGLDRLVAILGGQETIRDFIAFPKNNSGRDVMIDAPAPIDPEQLKELKLKLDI from the coding sequence ATGTACAGAAGCCATACCTGCGGAGAATTACGCGAAATACACATCAATCAAAAAGTCACCCTTTCGGGATGGGTGCACAAAACCCGCGATAAGGGTTTTGTGACTTGGGTCGATCTTCGAGACCGCTATGGCATTACACAGCTCGTTTTTGATGAAGACCGCACCTCACCCGAACTTATCGAGCAAGCTAGACGTTTGGGCCGCGAATTCGTAGTGCAGATCAAGGGTGTTGTCATCGAAAGGGCATCGAAGAACCCGAACATGCCCACAGGAAATGTAGAGGTTTTGGTCGAAGAACTCAGGGTATTGAATGAATCGAGAACCCCACCTTTTACCATTGAGGATGAGACGGACGGCGGCGAAGATATTCGTATGAAATATAGATACCTCGACATTCGTAGAAACCCAGTTAAAGATAGCTTGATTTTTAGGAGCAAGGTAACTATGGAAGTGCGAAAGTACCTTTCCAATAAGGGCTTTATTGAGGTTGAAACACCGTATTTGATCAAATCGACCCCTGAAGGCGCTCGCGATTTTGTCGTGCCGAGCCGTATGAACGAAGGGCAGTTCTATGCTTTGCCCCAATCTCCGCAGACCTTTAAGCAATTGCTAATGGTCGGGGGGTTGGACAAATATTTTCAAATCGTTAAATGTTTTCGTGACGAAGACCTGCGCGCGGACAGACAACCGGAATTTACACAGATCGATTGTGAATTGGCCTTTGTAGAGCAAGAAGATATCCTGAATGCTTTCGAAGGGTTGACCACGCATTTGTTGAAGGAAATTAAAGGCGTTGAGGTCGATAATTTTCCGAGAATGACCTTTGACGAAGCGATGGAGCGCTACGGTAACGACAAACCCGACATTCGTTTTGGAATGGAATTCGGCGAGCTGAACGCGGTGGCACAGCACAAAGATTTCAATGTGTTCAATAAAGCGGAATTGGTGGTTGGTATTGCCATCCCTGGCGGAAATAGCTATACTCGAAAGGAAATCGACAAGTTGACCGACTGGGTCAAACGCCCACAAGTTGGAGCCTTGGGAATGGTATATTGCAGATGTAACGAAGACGGAAGCTTTAAATCATCGGTCGACAAATTCTACGACCAAGAAGATTTATCCAAATGGGCCGAAGTTACCGGTGCCAAAGCGGGTGATTTGATTTGCGTGCTTTCGGGAGATACCAATAAAGTAAGAGCACAATTGAGCGCCTTGCGTATGGAAATGGCAACGCGCCTTGGTTTAAGAAATCCTAAAGAATTCGCGCCCTTGTGGGTTATCGATTTTCCATTATTGGAATTGGATGAAGAGACAGGCCATTATCACGCCATGCACCACCCGTTTACTTCCCCTAAACCGGGACAACTCGAACTATTGGATTCGAATCCAGGAGCCGTTCGCGCCAATGCTTACGACTTGGTGTTGAACGGAAACGAGATTGGTGGCGGTTCCATTCGTATTCATGATAGGGAGATACAAAGTACGATGTTCAAACACTTGGGCTTTACTCCCGAGGAAGCCAAAGCGCAATTCGGCTTTTTGATGGATGCTTTTCAATACGGTGCTCCCCCACACGGCGGTATCGCCTTTGGTCTCGATCGTTTGGTCGCCATTCTCGGTGGACAGGAAACCATACGCGATTTTATCGCCTTCCCAAAAAACAATAGTGGTCGCGATGTCATGATCGATGCGCCGGCGCCTATTGATCCCGAGCAGCTGAAGGAGTTGAAGTTGAAGTTGGATATTTGA
- a CDS encoding TolC family protein: MRHFLFILAILVLGHFGHSQEVVEGTNSFTLEEAIAFALENNYSAINADRDVIDARKQKWEVIASGLPQVSGAVGYQNQLKQPVSVIPAEIFGGEPGTFEEVVFGQPQQMTATATLRQQIFDGSYIVGVQATKSFLSYSANNQEKTDLEVRKAVTEAYGNVLLAEESIAILEKNKINLEKNLFETRKLFENGLGDEESVEQLQITTSNIDNQLKNAIRLSDITRRLLNLVMGIDIDAPTKLEQNLDQLVLLQTDLDLLDAELNIENNVDYKLALNLNEQRFFEWKLAKSKALPSLNTFINYGTSAFADNFNFFNGDQQWFDSSIWGVDLTIPIFSSGLRGAGTKRAKLALEKAKTQLSEAEQQIRLQTKRAKSDYTLAIEQYETAKDNLSLAERIENKNQIKYSEGLASSFELRQAQTQLYDAQQGYLQSMVEVINKKTELETILNN; this comes from the coding sequence ATGCGACATTTTTTATTCATTCTTGCCATACTGGTATTAGGTCATTTCGGTCATTCGCAAGAAGTAGTCGAAGGAACCAATAGTTTTACGCTAGAGGAGGCGATAGCTTTTGCACTCGAAAATAACTATAGCGCGATTAACGCTGACCGGGATGTGATCGACGCGCGAAAGCAGAAATGGGAGGTTATCGCAAGCGGACTACCCCAAGTTAGTGGTGCGGTAGGGTATCAGAACCAATTGAAACAACCTGTTTCCGTAATCCCCGCTGAAATCTTTGGGGGTGAGCCGGGTACTTTTGAGGAGGTAGTTTTTGGCCAACCACAGCAAATGACCGCGACGGCCACCTTAAGACAGCAAATTTTCGACGGTTCCTATATCGTGGGGGTTCAGGCGACCAAGTCATTCTTAAGCTACAGCGCCAACAATCAGGAAAAGACCGATTTGGAAGTCCGAAAAGCGGTCACCGAAGCCTATGGTAACGTTTTGTTGGCGGAAGAAAGTATTGCTATTCTGGAAAAAAACAAAATCAATCTAGAAAAGAACCTCTTCGAGACCCGAAAATTGTTCGAAAATGGTCTCGGCGATGAGGAAAGTGTAGAACAATTGCAAATCACCACTTCGAATATCGACAATCAGTTAAAAAACGCCATTCGATTAAGCGACATAACGCGCAGGCTGTTGAACTTGGTTATGGGTATCGATATTGACGCGCCCACAAAGCTAGAGCAGAACCTTGATCAACTGGTCCTACTCCAGACAGATTTAGACTTGCTTGATGCGGAGTTGAATATCGAAAATAATGTCGATTACAAATTGGCCTTAAATTTGAATGAGCAACGTTTTTTCGAATGGAAATTGGCCAAGAGCAAGGCCTTGCCCTCATTGAATACCTTTATCAATTACGGCACTTCGGCCTTTGCTGATAATTTCAATTTTTTCAACGGCGACCAGCAGTGGTTCGATTCTTCGATTTGGGGGGTTGATTTGACCATTCCCATTTTTAGTTCGGGCCTTCGCGGCGCGGGCACCAAACGGGCCAAATTGGCGCTGGAAAAAGCAAAAACCCAGCTTTCCGAAGCAGAACAGCAAATACGGCTACAGACGAAAAGGGCGAAAAGCGATTATACCTTGGCCATAGAACAGTATGAGACCGCAAAGGATAACCTGAGCCTTGCTGAGCGTATCGAGAATAAGAATCAGATTAAGTATTCCGAGGGGCTCGCAAGCAGTTTTGAGCTGCGCCAGGCCCAAACGCAATTGTATGATGCACAACAAGGCTACCTGCAATCGATGGTAGAAGTCATCAATAAGAAAACAGAATTGGAAACTATTTTAAATAATTAA